From one Nonomuraea polychroma genomic stretch:
- a CDS encoding LLM class flavin-dependent oxidoreductase — protein MRQPISADTARRRRKRSQSRAWSTEATGWGRPDTFTVATSLAARTTTFQPLIAVRPGYWHPAKFASAAATLDHLTGGRVLINIVSGKDNLAAYGDSEGDQAHRYARTKEFLQIVRKLWTEENVTYHGEHFSVTGSTVAPRTVVRGERTHPPLYFGGASAAAEKVAATEADVQLFWGEPLDDVGARIERLKHLSEKLGREHPPLEFGLRITTLVRDTTEQAWADAEAKVAQMANGGISRDPNRFTAVGQQRLLDLAARGEVLDDNPYTTPGKFGGGGAGTTWLVGSAEDVAKSLRKYQALGITHFVLSDTPYLPEIKRQGERLLPLLRE, from the coding sequence GTGCGACAGCCGATCAGCGCTGACACAGCGCGCCGGCGAAGAAAGCGAAGTCAATCTCGCGCCTGGAGTACCGAAGCAACCGGCTGGGGACGGCCCGACACCTTCACGGTCGCCACCTCACTGGCCGCGCGGACCACGACGTTCCAGCCGCTGATCGCCGTCCGGCCCGGCTACTGGCATCCGGCCAAGTTCGCCTCCGCCGCAGCGACTCTCGACCATCTCACCGGGGGCCGCGTGCTGATCAACATCGTGTCGGGCAAGGACAACCTGGCCGCGTACGGCGACAGCGAAGGCGACCAGGCCCACCGCTACGCCCGTACGAAGGAGTTCCTCCAGATCGTGCGCAAGCTGTGGACCGAGGAGAACGTCACCTACCACGGCGAACACTTCAGCGTCACCGGCTCCACCGTGGCGCCGCGCACGGTCGTCCGCGGCGAACGCACGCACCCCCCGCTCTACTTCGGCGGCGCCTCCGCAGCCGCCGAGAAGGTGGCCGCCACCGAGGCCGACGTCCAGCTCTTCTGGGGCGAACCACTCGACGACGTCGGCGCACGGATCGAGCGGCTCAAGCACCTCAGCGAGAAGCTCGGACGCGAGCACCCTCCCCTGGAGTTCGGGCTGCGCATCACCACGCTGGTACGCGACACCACCGAACAGGCCTGGGCCGACGCCGAGGCCAAAGTCGCGCAGATGGCGAACGGCGGCATCTCGCGCGACCCGAACCGGTTCACCGCCGTCGGTCAGCAACGGCTGCTCGACCTGGCAGCACGCGGCGAGGTGCTCGACGACAACCCTTACACCACCCCCGGCAAGTTCGGCGGCGGTGGCGCGGGCACCACCTGGCTGGTCGGCTCGGCCGAGGACGTGGCGAAGTCGCTGCGCAAATACCAGGCCCTCGGCATCACCCACTTCGTGCTCTCCGACACCCCCTACCTGCCGGAGATCAAGCGCCAGGGCGAGCGGCTCCTGCCGCTGCTGCGCGAATGA